TCGATGTCCTTATAATTAATCTTCGCCCACGCGCGGTATTGCTCATTCACCAGTCCCAAGGTGATGGCGAACCGCAGTTCATCACTGGCGGGTACCGTCGACCCGTCCGTCCGCAGCGGATTATAGGTGCAGGCCGATAAGGGGGAACCCTTGTATTGCGTCCGCAGGTCGGTCCTCGCATAGAAGCCCGGGTCCACGCCCAGCTTCTGCAGCAGCTCCCGCTGACGTTCCGCATGTTCATTCGCGGACTTCATATAGGCTTTGTTACCATACTTCTCATAGACAGAGTACGCCGCTTGACTTCGCCTGATTTCCCGCAGCGCCACCGCAATCTTGGACAATTGTGCCCGCGCCTGCTGCTGTGCGGCGGGACTGCCGGATGACCTCTGCTGGAACAGCTCCGATATGACTGCATCTGCTGCAAGAGGCTGCAATTGCCTGTCCACCGAAGCGTCCCTGACGTTCCGCAGCAGATCTCGAATCATGCGGCTAAGGGTGGGCGGATGACGAAGGACATCCTGCAAACCACTCGCGGCCTGATCCCGAATGCCTTGCAGCCACCAGCTGAACATACTGCCTGCCTGCTTCCAGGTGAAGGCCGGTGTGGCCTTTAACAGACTCTGAGAACATGACACCTTCAAACGTATCTTCATCAGGGTCTAAATCATCAGGGAATAGACATACTGCTGCATTAGTTTACAAATCAGCAAAGATGATTTATCAACAACCTCCTCTAAAGTTTTTCATTAGGTTTTAAAAACAGAAATTCTCTACGTTTGATAATTTCTTTGAAGTTCTCATTATCCCAAAATCCAGTATTATTATTAATATAGATCACTTCATTTAATCTCACTAAATAAACTGTATCGCCATTAAACTCAAAAATGCAGTTAGTGCTGACCTTATCCATGATTTCAAAAACAATAGTTAACATATTAACTATTGCTTTTTCCCATTCAAAGAACTTGTTAATTCTAAAACTTAAATCTTGTCGATTGATGAATTCATCCAAGAAGTACTCGGACTCATAACCGTAAAGTGACTTTGAAGTATCCATTAGCGTCAATGAAAATCCAAGCCTATCATATGTTTCAGTTATTCGAACCCCTTCTGACATTTTTTCAATTTTGTTCACGTCTAGTATTACACCCAATTTTTCCAGTTCAATACTGATATCAGTATTGGATAATTGTATCTCTTCTAACATAAATGAATATTCTAAAGCCATGAGTATTCCCCCGTTTTATGGAAGTAAGTCAATTACCTTTTTATCTTTAGTTATTACGATAACTTCATCTAAATTCTTTATAGGCCAATCAGTGAATTGCTTTTTCAGTTCACTTAGATTTCCATTCCAGTCTCCAAGATTGAGTACAATTCTTCTTGTTTGGCCTTCTTTAATTTTCTTCTTCTCTAGTTGTGAAGCGATACCACGTGGACTTGTCGTATCTTTAGGTGAATAACAATCAAATATAGTTTCATTGATTAAATAGTCAGGATCTTTATTAGTATCCGGTATTTTTGGATTCTGCTCAATATCATATCCGTTTTTAGCTAAAATCTCGGCTGCTTCATTCTCTCGTGACAACGAACGCTTAGTCTCTAAATCCATATTTTCTCTTATTGTAGTTTTATACCCTTTTGGCTGTGCATTTGGATTAGTAGCATTTATTGGCCTTGTTACTTGCCCAGGCCTTCCCCAATGTCCTCCACCTTCTGTTTGACTTGGAATTCCCCCCCTCCCCTCACTCCGCCACACCTGCCCCGGCACCTCGACCGGGCCAGGACCGCCCGGCGTTGCCGGGATCAGCCGGTTCGGGTAAGGGTTCATCCCTGGAAAATCCCAATTTTTCATAACATCCGGTACTTTCTTCACTGCATCGGTCAGCGGGTCCATCACTGCGTCGGCCAGCTTGCCGACTACGCCGCTCTTGGCGATAGGTACGCCGGGGACGAGGATGGACGCAGCGTTGCCGAGCATTTCTGCCTTTTGCTCCGGGGTGCCTTCATTGAAATCATGGTACATGGCTTTGGCCGCATCCACCAGAACTTCGGGGTGATTGACGAGATAGTTCACCTTGTCGATCGTTTCCTGGGTCGTTTTCTCCGGGTCGATGACGAAGTCAAAAGCGAACTTAGCGGTGTCCACCGCCCCCATGACGGTAGATTTGATCAGGCCGCCTACGAAGGCTTGGGTTACCTGATCGGCCTGCACCACTATTTTGCGCCATTTGGTCATGCCGTAGGTGTCTTCCGCCCAGGCAGAATACGCGGTGGGCACGACTGGAGAATGTATATTTGGATCATAGACCTTCTCCATGAAATAAGTATAGGTTGTCTCGTTCTCTTTGTTCTCTGCTGTGATCGGCGTGCCGTCTGGCAACGTCACCGGCGGCCCATGGAGCCGCTTATATTCTGCCACCTGACGTTCCAGCTCGCGAATCTGTTCCGCTCGAACTACCGCTGCTTCGATGTCCTTGTAATTCGCTTTTGCCCACTCGCGGTATTGCTCATTCACCAGTCCCAGGGTGATGGCGAACCGCAGCTCATCACTGGCGGGCACCGCCGATCCGTCCGTTAACAGCGGATTATACGTGCAGGCCGATAAGGGGGAGCCCTTGTATTGCGTCCGCAGGTCAGTCTTCGCATAGAAGCCTGGGTCTACGCCCAGCTTTTGTAGCAGCTCCCGCTGACGTTCCGCATGTTCGTTCGCGGACTTCATATAGGCTTTGTTGCCGTACTTCTCATAGACAGAGTATGCCGCCTGACTCCGTCCGATTTCCCGCAACGCCTCCGCAATCTTGGCCAATTGCTCCCGCGCCTGCTGCTGTGCGGCGGGACTGCCGGATGACCTCTGCTGGAACAGCTCCGATATGACTGCATCTGCTGCAAGAGGCTGCAATTGCCTGTCCACCGAAGCGTCCCTGACGTTCCGCAGAAGCTCCTGAATCATGCGGCTAAGCGTGGGCGGATGACGAAGGAGATCCTGAACGCCACGCGCCGCCTGGTCCCGTATGCCTTGCAGCCACTGGCTGAACATACTGCCTGCCTGCTTCCAGGTGAAGGCCGGTGTAGTTTTCATCAGACTCTGCGCCTTCGTTTCGGCCGCTTGATATTGCCCGGCCGCCCAGCGCAAGGCCGATTGCTTACGCTCTATCCGGTCACTAAGCGACTGTGCCTCCCGTACCAGTTCCTGCAGCAACCGGACCGCCTCGCGGGAGGGAGATTGCACATAACCTTCCGGATAAGCAGTCTGGACCGAACGGACCAAACCGCTGGCGCTTCTGTTCATACCGGAGACTTGCTCCTCCAGCACACGGTTCAAACGCTTCAGTCCCTGCTCCAGCTCCAGCATCCGCTTGATCTCCACCTGCTGCTGCATGGTTCACCTCCAGAGTACAAATTCCCCGTCTAGTTATTCAAGTCGTCGAACATGGAGCCCTTCACTGTGATGGTCATGCAGTCCAGTGCCGTAATGCCTTCAATAGAACCTAGAGTGCGATAGGCCAGCTTGCTCTTGCCAAGCTCCACATTCCCAACCGACACTTTAATCGGATATTCACCGTCCGCCATATTGGCGTGGGTATACAGATAGCTGTTCTTCGGGTTGACCACAATCGTAACGCGGGTCTCTTCCGTAATCTGATACATGCTCTGCCCGTTTTTTACGAATTCCTTATACTCAAAAGCCTTATTGCTTCCTGCCGTAGAGGACTGGCTATAGCCTTCCATCACTTTTTTCCAGTATTCATGGGTATCGCCCTTTACGTCCTGTGAATGCTCCAGCTCCACTACCTTTTTGCTGTAGCGGCTGCTATCTGTACTGCGGTCCATTACGGCCAGCAGCACTTCACCATTCACACCCTTTGGATTCTTGGCAGTCAGTACGCCGGTTTTACGGGCAAACCCTCCGCCCTGTTTGGCAAGCGGCTCATTGCTCAGGTTCACGGCGATCTTTTTGTTGTTGATGTAGATCAGGTCATTCTCGTAACGAAAAGAATCAATGACCCGCTGCACCAGCTCTTTATGATCTTCGGTATCGTCCTTGACCGGCTTGTACACCACGGTTTTTACCTTGAAGGAATAGGACCCTGCCGGGTTAAAATAATAGCCCGACTTCACCGGATAGTTGAAGCGCTGCAATTCCCGGTCCGTGGCGAACACGGCTTTGTCATAGCCTGCTTTACCCGCTTGTCCTTCTTTGGCCGCAGTCCGTGAAGTCTGGTATTCTTGGCGCTGCGAACGGTCTGCACTCCAGGCAATGTCACCCATACCTTGCTGCGTAAACGTACGCTTGTATTGTCCATTTACAGCTACAGCCTGATAGGCTTGATTATTCTTATCTAAATGGTACATCCAGCGGATGACATCCACAGGATACGGCTCGGTTCTCCACAGCAGCTTCTTGGATAGAGCGGTTCCGGTGTTCTGCTCGATCTTACTATCTACTACAGGCTCCGGCACTTCCTTGCGTCCATGATAAAAATACATTTCATAGAGCTTCCGGTCCGTCCCCTGCGGGAAGCTGGCGGTTGCCGTCCCGGTCTCTTTCTTTGTGGTGCAGGTGCCATTGCTGCAGCTCGTCACGTCATACTCATAGGTTCTTTGGACTCCGCCCTGGAATTCCACCCGGCCTTCTTTCACGGCAGGGGAGTATGGATTAGCCGGATTCAGCCATTTGCCATGCTCAGGGTCATCACCGAAATCCTTGCGGTCAATCACCGCGCTGACGATGGGCTGGCGCGAAATGCGGCTCCCCGGATCATTCACCACATCGTTGTTAGACACCTTATATTGCCGGAATACATCCGGCGTCGCATTGGTCACATGCAGTTGCCCTGTAGCATTGTTGATCCACTTTCCACGCGGTAAGTACAATTGGGCAACTAACGGTGCGCCGCCGTAGATCGGGAATTCCACCTGCCGGGTCAGCACATTATAGCCCAGCGGCTGCGGCTTCAGCAGCTTGACGGCGATCGGATGCGAATCGAGCACATTATTAGCGAGCTGCTTCTCTTTAGGTGCTTTCCCATCCGGGTTCACACTGAACTTAATTCGCACCTCGCTGTCCGGCATCTTGAAGCTGGCTTTCAGCAGGCGCTCCCCGTTCTTGGGAATGACAAGCTCCCCGCTCCCCTTCTGCGCCTGACCGGTGAACGTCAGCTTCGCCGCTGAAGTATCGATGGCCTTGCCTGTACTCACTTGAATAATCTCCCAACGGAAGGGAGTCTTGATCTCTTCAAGAAAAGAAGAATTTACCCGGATCTGTACTTGTACCTGTTCCCCGGCCTCTGCCTGCAGCGGCAGCTGTTCGAATTCAGCCTTTAAGTCATACTCCTGCTCGACCAATGCCAGCGGTGCAATCGGAATGTCCAAATACGTAATATTCCCGCTGTTATGGGAGATATAGACGGTTCCATACCCCCACGAGAAATACGTAGGCGGCTGGAGCACATGAACATAGTCAATCCACTTGCCGCCCTTGGACGGAGTGGCGTTGTTGGTATAGACCTTCATATTTTGAAGCTCTTTATTCTGATTACGGTACATGAAGTCCTTATACGTACGGTTGCCGCCATATTCAAAATTCAAGCCTTCGATAATAGCCTGCTCAAAGGTCCCGTCCGTGAGATAAGCGGTGAGCTTGGGGTTGTTAGTGTTTTGGTAGCGGTCAAATTTATTTGTGTTAACTTTGAATTTTTGCTGAACGGCATCATCCTCCCAGGATTCCTTAATCAGGGAGAGATTCTGAATCTGCGTCCCGCTCCACCCGGCAAACCAGGGGACATTCTCTGTCGGTACCGAGTTGCCTTCCCTGGTATAGCCGGAATATTCATATATTCCACCGTCCAATTGGATGCCATGACTGGTCCCGTAGACAATCTCATAGTAACGTTCAGCGCCGGAAGCGATCCGTTTTTGCAGCAGATCCTTGCGGTAGCTGCCCTTGGAGGTCTCCTCCTTGAAGTAATCCTTCACACCATATAAGTCCAGGTAATCCTCGTTGGCGAATTTCAGCACTTCGGCCGGAGTGGCCGGCTTCCCGCGTGCATCCGAGTACGTATCCATTTGGAAGACGGCAACAACAACAATGATCGATAGTATGGCTACAACCAGTGCTTTCTTCATCCATCTACACCTATTTTCTGTATATAGTAAAAACCAACGCGTTATATTCGGTAGATGACACATTAATTTTGTATTTTTCATCTTCAAATGTTCTAAAGGGCAGGTTATACTCTACTGTCTTCTTGGGAGCAACATAGGCCAGCATGGCATCTACAGTAGCCGGCTCAATCTTTTGCCGCATAATCGCTTCCGCTTCCTTCATTTGCATGGCATAATCGGCACCCTCGATCTCGAAATCGACCAGAATGACAAGCACGGCCTTGCCCTTGGGAGGATTCTCAGTAGAAGAATTAACCTGAAGCATAGAACCTGTATCTGTATAATAAGTGAATCCGTTGGATGTCTTAGCTGTGCCCTTAGCGGGTGCGGAGCTGATCACAGGTGTCTTGCCATCCGTGGAGATATAAGCGGTGCTGACACTCTGATCCCAGTTGACGCCTACGCCCAGCCCTGCGCTGACGAACTTCAGCGGCACGAACGTTCTGCCGTTCTTCATCAGGGCGGCGGTATCCATCGTCTTCTTGGCGCCATCCAGCGTAAATTGTCTATTCCCGATGACCAGCACCAGCTTCTTGCCGTTCAGTTCCACCGTTACGGTCTTGGAAGCCGGGGTCCAGCCCACCTTCGCCCCGAGCGCTTCACTCACGAAGCGGACAGGCACCTGCACCCGGTTCTGCTTGTCGAGAAAAGGCTGGGCATCCGGGAAGCTGATTTTGGAGCCGTCCACCACCACCCGGACAGACTGGGCGGCATACGTAGAAGCAGGGAATACGGAGCAAAGCAGCAAAACTGTCATGAGCAATGCGATTATTTTTTTCATAAAAAATCATCCTCCTGAATTAGGTATAGCCTCTTATCATCTTAACTCATCCGCCTGTTGCCCTACCGCTCGTGCTTTCTGGCAGTAATCTCTCACTTTCTCTACGATCACCTGATACTCTGCTTGTGCCAGAGCAATCAAACTCAATGTTTCCTCTACTATTCATCTTTGAAAATGGCTCCCAATTGTTCTAAACTTATATTTTCAGGCCAAATAGTTTTATGATTGTAAAAAGCCCCATTAAAAATAACATTGTTTGTCTCCACACTTGATAAGTCTACTTCAGATAAATCGGCACCAGTAAAGTCTACATTTTGAAGGATGGAATTTTTAAAAGATGCTCTCGATAAATCACAATTAATAAATTTCACATTTTTAAGCTTGGAAAACATAAAATTCACTTTCATCATACTAGAATTGGAAAAATCCACTTCCTCAACTTCTGATTCATAAAGAGAAGCTTTTATAGCCTTAGAGTTAGTTGCTTCACATCTCTTAATTATTGAGTAATCCAAATTTGCCTTTGTCAAAATCACGCCATTCATACTGACTTCAAAAAAATTAATTGATGCCAGATTAGAATAATAAAAATCAGTACTGGATAATACACATTTCTGTAATGTTGAGCCTACAAGTACCACATCAGTTAAATTCTTATCAACAAGTTCCAATTCAATTAAAATAGCATCCTCTAAATACAATTGTGTGCCTCTAGATTTTAATTCAATGATCCATAATTGGTGATCCTCAATCATTTTATTTAGTTCTTGCTGAGTTAACATCTGTTATCCCCCTCTTTCCATTCAAGGCCACCAAGGGAATTTCTCCTTTGCTTAATTCATCTTCAATATCTGGCATTGCCTTATCTAATCTAAACCCGCTTTTCTTAGGAGGGTAATTTGAGTTAAATCCCTTTACATCCCACACTCCTCCATTCCCATAGATAAACTCACCACAACCCGAACTGGAGGCCCCTTAAGTTCTCCTCTAACCTTTAATTCAAGCCCAGCCTGACCTTCTATTCTAGTTAATGTTAAAATTATGGTCTGGATTTCTTGCCAAACCTTCATACTCGTCTAGTGTTCTAGCATGATCATTGTGTTTAGAGGTAGCAAGGTAATGTTCGAGGATTAGCTCGACTTGCTCCTGTGACATCGGGTCTTTGACACGCTTGACGAAGATTCCAACAATATCGTCTTTTGCATTGGAAAAATGTCCTAGCACGTTCTCCCGCCGCATCAGAGTTAGGGCTACATTAATGGTAGTCGTTTCATATATGCGCTCACTTCTGTCGCGCCGTGGCATTATACATCCTAACATGGGTGGCGGAACGGTGAGGTAACCCCTCCGTGAGCTAAATAAAATTTAGTTTTTTCTCAAAAGATTCTTTGAACCATTCGTAATTATCTTGGATACGTTTCTTGTCAGCATCCCTTAATTCTAAATATCTTTCTAAAATCGCAGTAAGAAACTCAGATGAAAGTGACTCTCCGAATGGTTGTAAACTATCGGATGATAAATTATCCATTATTGCTCCTATCAAGGTTGCAGATGCTTTTGTTAGTTTTTTGGTGATAATCTCTTTTGCTTTTTCATGGTCAACTTCATAAAGCAAATTAAACGCAACCGCTTGAAGAAATTCATCTCCCAAATCTTCTCCGAGTATTTTGATGCAATAAGGTACTACCATTTCCTTATATCTTATGGAGAGTTCTGTTAACGCTGTAGTAACTTCATCTAAATTTTCTAAGTTAGTTACGATTGAAATAAGTTCAGTATCATCCATACTAGCAATATATGCCTCGTAATTTTCCGACCTATCCAACGCATGTGCTAAATCTTTATTGTCCATATTTCACCTCAACCTGTTAATCTTTGATTGGAATTAACTTAATAGTTGATAAATAAGGTTTTCCCTCAACTATACTCCATGTTGTTAGAACTTTGACTCTTCCATTTGGACCTTCTAATACGCTTGGGAAATCCAATCTATTTTCGGGTGTAATGTTCTTTCCTACATCTAGGAGATGTTTGCTAATGGATTGGTTACTCTCGGGTGTATCATTAAGCCCAATCGACTCAAGTTTTTTTCTCATATCATCTGAACGCTCATAATTATGCTTCATTGATTCAAGACGTTTAATGCGTTCTGCATTTTGAGGATCTGCATCAAACACCTTTCTTTGTGTCTGTCTCAACTGTTTTAATT
The window above is part of the Paenibacillus sp. FSL H8-0048 genome. Proteins encoded here:
- a CDS encoding CdiA C-terminal domain-containing protein, with translation MQQQVEIKRMLELEQGLKRLNRVLEEQVSGMNRSASGLVRSVQTAYPEGYVQSPSREAVRLLQELVREAQSLSDRIERKQSALRWAAGQYQAAETKAQSLMKTTPAFTWKQAGSMFSQWLQGIRDQAARGVQDLLRHPPTLSRMIQELLRNVRDASVDRQLQPLAADAVISELFQQRSSGSPAAQQQAREQLAKIAEALREIGRSQAAYSVYEKYGNKAYMKSANEHAERQRELLQKLGVDPGFYAKTDLRTQYKGSPLSACTYNPLLTDGSAVPASDELRFAITLGLVNEQYREWAKANYKDIEAAVVRAEQIRELERQVAEYKRLHGPPVTLPDGTPITAENKENETTYTYFMEKVYDPNIHSPVVPTAYSAWAEDTYGMTKWRKIVVQADQVTQAFVGGLIKSTVMGAVDTAKFAFDFVIDPEKTTQETIDKVNYLVNHPEVLVDAAKAMYHDFNEGTPEQKAEMLGNAASILVPGVPIAKSGVVGKLADAVMDPLTDAVKKVPDVMKNWDFPGMNPYPNRLIPATPGGPGPVEVPGQVWRSEGRGGIPSQTEGGGHWGRPGQVTRPINATNPNAQPKGYKTTIRENMDLETKRSLSRENEAAEILAKNGYDIEQNPKIPDTNKDPDYLINETIFDCYSPKDTTSPRGIASQLEKKKIKEGQTRRIVLNLGDWNGNLSELKKQFTDWPIKNLDEVIVITKDKKVIDLLP
- a CDS encoding SitI3 family protein — protein: MALEYSFMLEEIQLSNTDISIELEKLGVILDVNKIEKMSEGVRITETYDRLGFSLTLMDTSKSLYGYESEYFLDEFINRQDLSFRINKFFEWEKAIVNMLTIVFEIMDKVSTNCIFEFNGDTVYLVRLNEVIYINNNTGFWDNENFKEIIKRREFLFLKPNEKL
- a CDS encoding pentapeptide repeat-containing protein yields the protein MLTQQELNKMIEDHQLWIIELKSRGTQLYLEDAILIELELVDKNLTDVVLVGSTLQKCVLSSTDFYYSNLASINFFEVSMNGVILTKANLDYSIIKRCEATNSKAIKASLYESEVEEVDFSNSSMMKVNFMFSKLKNVKFINCDLSRASFKNSILQNVDFTGADLSEVDLSSVETNNVIFNGAFYNHKTIWPENISLEQLGAIFKDE
- a CDS encoding copper amine oxidase N-terminal domain-containing protein; the protein is MKKIIALLMTVLLLCSVFPASTYAAQSVRVVVDGSKISFPDAQPFLDKQNRVQVPVRFVSEALGAKVGWTPASKTVTVELNGKKLVLVIGNRQFTLDGAKKTMDTAALMKNGRTFVPLKFVSAGLGVGVNWDQSVSTAYISTDGKTPVISSAPAKGTAKTSNGFTYYTDTGSMLQVNSSTENPPKGKAVLVILVDFEIEGADYAMQMKEAEAIMRQKIEPATVDAMLAYVAPKKTVEYNLPFRTFEDEKYKINVSSTEYNALVFTIYRK